Genomic DNA from Enoplosus armatus isolate fEnoArm2 chromosome 7, fEnoArm2.hap1, whole genome shotgun sequence:
TTatctttttttagatttttaaatgaaGCATTTTACATTAGTTAGTACTTTTGGGTCCATACTTAGTTGTAGTTAATGTCAAATTTTGGAAAGTAGCCTATTTGTTGCTGTGTGAGTTTGTGGGAAGTCTGTGATGTTTATAGCAACCGTTGAGTATTACGCGTCTGTCTGACTGGACAAAGTTATGCACTGGAGTGCGTGGGCAATAAAACTGGATCTGCACTGACATCACTGTCAGGGGTAAATCCAGCAGCAGCTCGTGCACTTACAGCAGACGTCATTGTGCAACAGTAAATTGATTGAGAATTAATTTACTATTTACAGTTTCTGCTACCACTGATCATTGAATGTTAACAATAGGATTGAGGAagcctgaaaacaaactgagctgATGAGATAAAATGTATGTTGAGAAGTGCTAAATCTGATTATTGTTATTCTTCCCTCAGATTTGTGACTTGTGAATTGCCCAAGCTGCCACCTctaggctgtttttttttttgctaatttcCCTCTGGACTGAAATGAGAACTGCTGAAGACTCCTCTGGAACGGTCCTGCACCGTCTCATCCAAGAGCAGCTCCGCTACGGGAACCTGACAGACACTCGCACACTTCTTGCTATCCAGCAGCAGGCCCTGCGTGGagggggcagcagcagcggcggcggggGCGCAGGCAGTCCTCGCTCCTCTCTGGAGAGCCTGACCCAAGAGGAGTCCCAGTACATCCAGATGTCAAAGCGACAGGAGCCTCAAGGCCAGGAGCACCAGGGCGACTGCCTCCACTCCGAGAGCCAGGTGTGCCGTCTGTACCAGCTCCATGGAGAGGAGCTGCCCACCTATGAGGAGGCCAAGGTCCACTCCCAGTACCTGATCTCTCAGCAAGCGGAGCAGGAAGGGCCCAGCGTGGACGTAATGGGGGGCCACGGTGAGGGACAGTGGGATTTGAAGAGGGAGCACGCTCGCTCCCTCAGTGAGAGGCTCATGCAGCTGTCTCTGGAGAGGAACGGACCTAGACACAGTCTGGCCATGAGCTCTTCACACAGCTATCCACAGCTGTATCATAACAATGTTACAAACGCTGTGGCACCTGAGATGCAAGGGGCCCAACAGTGTGTAGACCAGCGAGGGCCACCCCCGGACTATCCTCTCTTTGCCAGACTTCCTGGATATATGCTCAGCCACTCACAGGAGCATGGACAGTACTACAgagacccccctccccccttctaCTCACAGCATCACAGGTAATCACAACACATGGAGgacattatttatgttttagtttttcagaCGGTTCTTTCATTCAGTATTTCCCAGACCGTGTGGTTTCCAGCAGTGTTGTAATGAATTACTCatgtcccccccctcccttcagCAGGTACGTGTCTGCTCAGTCCCAGGTTGCTCACAACAGCATCCCCGCAGCCTCCAGCAATAACTCAGCTCAGGCCGACGTGTTGATGCGGGAGAACGAGCGGCTCAGGAAGGAGCTGGAGGTCTACGCCGAGAAGGCCGCCAGGCTGCAGAAggtgagagaggaaggtggtGCGATGAACGGAGCGCATGGCTCATAGAGGGTGTGGAAGTTGTAAAACAATAGTTTCCTGCCAGTACATGTCAGGGTGATAGGCTGTCTGGCAGTTAGGGAATATGTGCAGCAGAGAGATCCCGGTGATTGGAGGAGTGACAGTTTTTATCATACTTATTTcatggtgtgtgaaatgtgctcTGGCAGTTAGGTGTTGAgagttttctcctctttccagcTACAACACATCCTACCCCCTTTGTCTTTCCAACATGCTGGCATATTGCCATGAAAGGAGATAAATGCCTCGACACCTGGGACCCACAAGTGTTCACTCAGGAATGTTGATTCCCGCTATTCAGTTGCGCATAAGTGTTAAAAAGCCATTTGCCTGcaggcagtaaaaaaaagaaaaagggcgGCTTTTTCTAGAGATGACTAATTAGCCTCATTGATATTAACAACTGAAACATAAACCACAGTCCAGACAGTGAATGAGAATGCCTCTCCCAGATTCTGATCATCTTCTCACACTTTTCTCCACAGTTGGAGTTGGAGATTCAAAGGATATCTGAGGCTTATGAGACTCTGATGAAAGGCTCTGCCAAGCGGGAAACTCTGGAGAAAACAATGAGGAACAAACTGGAGGCCGAGATTAAGAGGATGCATGACTTCAACAGAGACCTGAGAGGTACGTGCCCATATATCTGTCGGACCCAAAGCTGTCCTGGTAATGCAGCACAGCCTGCCTTTAAATGTAACCCAATGAGTGTAACCGTTGTGTTTTCCCCTTTACAGAACAACTTGACACAGCTACCAAACAGCGTGCGGCCAAGGAGGCAGAGTGTACAGACCAGAGACAGCATGTCTTTGTTAAACTGCTGGAGCAAAGTAAGTTTATGTCTGCATCAGTCTTTTATTATAGAAACTGTGGCCTCATGGCTTTGTTCATGTCATAAAAGAGTAGaatctatttgtttttaaaatctgatttgaCAAATCACACTGCCATGTGAAGCACTTAACAATGGCAGGGACATAGTTTAGCAGGGATTGGTTTCCTCCCTCACTGAGGTGGTGGCCCTGCATGTGGGGACACAGATGGCTCGATCTCTAATGTTCAGAGTTACTCTTGGCACTTTAGACGCCAGCCATTTTTCATAGCTGTAGTAAATGTGGCCTGGATTCCAGGAATTTTTTTTAGGTATTTCAGGCTGTTCCACCATTAGGaatgcctccctccctctcgcccCCCTCCCTGCTCAGTTTTGCATCACTGCTGACTTCCCTCCTCAAGGGGAACTAATAAGTCTGGGACTCCAGGGCGTCCAGGCCCAACTTTACATGACCCCTGGCTAGTTCGGTCTCCTTGTTTGGTCATTTCTTTACCTCATGGTTTAATCATGATCGGCCAGTTGTGAATATCTCCATCCTCCTTTTCTGTCCTGTGCAGGGATGTGCTGTAAAGTAAACCCAACTAACCTCAGCTTAAttagctttttttatttgtcaaatgcCACTTTCGTTACATTtgtgaatgattttttttgacaatgttcagtgtttttattttaaaaatattgcATAGACATATCTGACAATGAGGATTAGACTTGTGAATCAGCTGTAGTTACATAATCAGCCCTACTGTTCTGTTGTACATTACCCAGCTGGAATGACAATTGCACATTGCTGGGTATTTTAAACAGCCATGTCGTTGTCTCGAGCCATAAGATCATAAAATATTGTCCATTTGCTTTTCCTGGAAACAGTTATCTCTTAACAACAGGAGCAACgtcacatttaaaatacaatattggGATGTGtagtttatatattttctttttgttacaAGGACCTCTTGAATTATATTCTGAGCTGCTTGTTTACTTCACGTCCTTAGAAGCATTCCAGAGCTTTTCCCAGTACAAAGCTATGCCTGTGTGCGTAAGTGGATAAGAGGAAGTCTGCATTCCCTCCACAGGCATGCACTGTTGTGTAATCAACCCCCTTTTTAAAGTGGCACAGCAGATAAAACTGGCTTTCCTgtctaaatgttttcattaacacaAAGGCTAGGTTTTAATTAGTAAATGAGAATTATTTAATAAGCTCACAGGTACAGCAAAGTGGTTGAAACTCTGTGATTCGTTTAGATTTAAGACCACATGATGCCTTGATGGCAGTGTGTGGATGTCTCTTGTTGGGTCACATTCCATTCAAAATATAACTACCTGAGCTTACATAACCACTTGACTGACCCCATCAATGGCCACTGCATAGTCATagtcatatatacagtatacccTTCTTTAGCATTCATTTCACCTCTTCTACCAGGGTGCTATATTCCCAGGACAATAAGGGAGGATAACCTCATATCTTCCAGGCTCTTACCACCATTCACCCTACTCCCTTTTCTtagatgaagagcagcagcggGAGCGGGAACAACTGGAGAGGCAGGTGCAGCACCTGCGCGTCTCCGGGGAGGAGTGCCAGCGCAGACgggagctgctggagcaggCGCTGGCCTCTGCGCAGGCCCGCAACCGGCAGCTGGaggaagagctgcagaggaagagagcctACGTGGAGAAAGTGGAGCGGCTGCAGAGCGCGCTGGGTCAGCTGCAGGCGGCGTGCGAGAAGAGGGAGACGCTCGAGCTGCGGCTGCGCACGCGGCTGGAGCAGGAGCTGAAAAGCCTCAGGGCGcaacaggtgaggaggagaggccgTTACACTgtcatttaaaggaatacttcaacattttggttTGCTTTCTTCAtgacagttagatgagaagattccACTCTCTGTGCGCTAAATGTTGGtgttgattagcttagcttagcataaaggctggaaacagggggaaacagctagcctggttttATGTActctttatattttgtttgtttaatccatacaacaCACTTTAAGGTGCTAATAGGCAGATTTTTTTGTCTGTGGATGGAGTCAGGCTAGCAGTTTCACCCTACttttagtctttatgctaagctaagctaaccagctagtCCTATATAGCTTCATGTTTAGcgtacagatgtgagagtggtatcaatcttctcatctgaagAAAGCGATCAAGCGCatttccctaaatgtcaaaatactaATTTAAATTAAAGTCGTTTGTTTCCCTGGAAGCCTAATGTTAACAACTGTTCCCTGTTATCTCAGTCGAAGAACCAGGCGGCTGACCCCACGGCTTCAGAACTGAGCTCCACCacgttgcagcagcagctgagggagagggaggagcgcATTCTGGCCCTGGAGGCAGACATCACCAAGTGGGAGCAAAAGTACCTGGAGGAGAGCACCATGAGGCAGTTTGCAATGGATGCagctgccactgctgcagcacagaggtACAATAAAACATTGAGTAGTATAGCAAAgataaaaacatctgaaataaGACACATATTTATTGAAGTTTAGGGACGTTTTTTAACAGATCTCTATTTCCTTTGCAGAGATACAACCATCATCAATCATTCACCCCGACATTCACCAAACAATAGTTTTAATGAAGACCTGCCTTTGACGAGTCATAGACATCAGGAGATGGAGAACAGGTAAACATCTTTCCACATTCTTGTCAGATAGTTAATAAATAGTAATTTATGCCTGCTTCTTGGTGAGTTTTTCTGATCTAATGGCGTATCCCATGGGTTTAGGATCCGCGCACTTCACGCTCAGCTCCTCGAGAAGGACGCTGTGATCAAAGTCCTCCAGCAGCGCTCCAGATGGGAGCAGGGCAAGCTGGAGAAACAGGGGCTTCGTCTGGCAAGGTCCGTCCCCTCTATCAACACTGTgaccagcagcacagagagtaAAGGTGAGCACAAGACGTCTGCCCACGGAGGAATTTTGAATCTTTCAATGACACATGCTATCAAGCGACAACTGGCAGACTGGTCAGCGTCTGCCAGACAGAATGCACACTTCCTAAAAAAAATGAAGTAGGAGACAACCCTCTATTTGAGTGCCCCTCAAATACACAACGTGTTTTTAAACTGGAATGCATATCATCTCTCACTCCAGAATAGCCCGATCCAAAATAGTCCTGGGAAGAGCTCCGCAGATGTTCAggagtgtgtgaatgaggaTGTAAGTGGGCAATTAAGCagcctcctctctttgtctgtgttttttgtagGAAAGAGCCTCTCGGATGACCAGAcaggtggtgctgctgctgccgcgcTGCAACCCCAAACCTGTGTGGTGCCCCAGCGCCCGAGCCGAGACTGCGGCACCCAAAGTGACGAGGCCCCGCGGGAGCCTGAGCTCACAGCGGAGCCTGGCAAGCTAAAGACGTCTGAGGCGATCTCAGCAGCTACCACTGGTGcgtttgttattttgttaagCACTTGACATCCAATCACCACCACACAAACCACGGCCCTTTGATCTTTATTCTATTTGACCACTATCTAAAGTGTAACCAGACCCTGGATCAGCACAAACTAAGGATGTACTGTTGATAGTAATAAGTAGTAAACAAGGTTGTGTGCTTTGCAAATAGTCAGCATTGCAGTTGTATTTGCTTTAGCGTGCCAAAGTTGTTTTTCTAATCTGCTCACTTTATCTTCACTGTAGACACATCGGAGGGGCCAAAGGCACCACCCAAGACATTCAAGAGTGTCAACAGCTCAGATGCAGAGGTGGTTGAAATCCTCATTTGAGTGCTCACTACAGCACAGGACAGGACTGAACAGTGACAGCCAACGATGACGGAGGCTGAGGTGTTAAAGGCCTCCCTCGACGTCTGACCACGTGCAAAGAAAGGCGCCTGGCGTGGATCTGAGTCCAGAATGTGTTTGGAGAGGAGAGCTGAGCTTTCCTTCTGCTGCACGACTCACAAACTCTCACATTTGCCTCATGAGTCAGAATTCTTCAAGGTACCTGGACAGTATTCTGCATTATGAGAGGAATATGGGCTGCTGGCTACACATATGTTGTGCATGTTACTTCTTTTTTTAGTgatgtattgtatttatatttgtaaatgCTGCTCATATTGTGATGTTACTTGTTAATATGTTTTGAGAGGTGAGAAGAATGTCTTGCTCTGCTCCACTTAaattatatacaaatatactCTCTTTCCTGGATTAAGTGCGCAACCTGTCTATGTTTTGCTTGgtttattttgaatttccaGTAGCGAGCCTATTACCATGCCCTCTGAGAGTAATGGGAATATTTATAAAATGACTCAGAATAAGCATCCTCTGTGTTTCCATGCCGTGTTTGAGGATCATTCTGTTTAACAGAACTGCTCAAACCTAAATTAACAGTTGCTCCTCTCTTTAAAATACATTCGTGGCCCTGCTCACAGCTCAGCAGAGGATTTAGAAACTTCCTTTGAATGCGGAGCCCGCAGAGCGTCtgctcatttctctctttaaaaagCCTGCGAAGATTGACAGCGTATTCGCGGCGGTCTAATTTTCCAGATCCCGGGTTAATGTTTGGGGCCTCAGATGGCGACTGCCCAGCATTTCGCTCCCCTCTGCTGACACGCTGGAGCTAATCTTCTCACATTCTCTCGCTGAGGGAATGCTCCCGTTAAAGAAAAAGGCTATCTAAAGTCTGACCCTCGCCCTTGTTAAAATGGCACGCATTCTCCACATGATTCCTTTCCTGGCGCTGGTTATTTCTTCTGAGCCGTGCTAGCTGGTTCTACCACGAGCACAGAAATGGTCAACTATTATTGGCCTGCATTTGCTTCTCTATTTGTTGTCCCCATCACTGTGTTAtattcagctgtgttttctccATTGCTCAAGTATCTCACATTTCTGAGCGGACTATATCCTTAACATGGAATCTTCTATTTATTTCTCCCTGCATAGTGTAGGATCACTGAACACTGCTGAATGTAGACTCCTGTTTCCCAGGACTGGGTTTTGTATTTAACTGGAATGTGCCACAATTCAGATTTGTTGTGCTCTTTAGAGGGGAATACAGCTAAAATTCAACTTCAGTGGACTTGTGAAGAAGCTAATATATCATCCCACAAACTCTAGTTCACTGTCAGGTTCCATCTACAGGAGTATTGTTTGAAGTCCCACAAATAGCACGTGAAATCTCACATTTGACTGGTATTCCCCTTCAATCTTTTTCATCGTGTTTTCCCATCACAATGCATTTGCTGGTCAATGCAGAGTGTCAGTTTGAGGTAATACCCTTCACTTTGTTTGGAATGTGTTTACATGAATGGCTATTTGAAGTGAGAGAAGttaatatattttcttgttgtttttttgttgtttttttcatttatatactttgtcttgttttctggTGCCAAAGATGTACTCTACTTTTAAGTTATAACCGATGACAAATACAAAAGGTTCTGTTAAGGCGCCTTGCTTCAGCTGGTTGACCCATTTTGATGTTGCTGTGAACTTTTGTAAAGGAAACATTTGTATGTATGCCTTAACATTTCACTATAATAGATTAAAATTCTTAATATATGTCTGATAAaaggttttctgttttgatttgtcGCACTGGTTTTAAATTAGCACAACcataaacatctacagcagtataatacaacatacacatgcaccagtaatattaatccagcAAACATCGCATATAATAGTAACACACTgaccatttttctgcataaggagtacttttacttgaagtacattttgctgctgataCGACTTGTAGAGGATGTGTGGTGTAGTTACTTTGACTGAagcaaaggatctgaatacttttccaccTCTACAAAAACCCTACTGAACATCTGAGGTGTCAGTGAAGATTGGCTCAAGACCATCACTGTTTATTCACTGTCACTATACAGCTATTGGCCCTCTTGATCAATAAGAGACATAATGTGACGTGCCAAAACTCAGCAACCACCTCTCGCAGTTGCATGTTCCTAAATTTAAGAATACATTAGCCGTGCAGCAAGATACAAAAGATTTTACTGCTAACATTTGAGGGATCTATTGGAACCACGATTCCACGACAGGTTTTTCTCTCATAACTTAATTCAGTTAATCTAAAACAAATCCGCCGGTTGAGTGCAGTCACACCATCCCATAGCACAGAAGTTACACGGCTGTCTGGCGTTTGCTAATGTTGGCTTACATTAGCCACtgtaagctactggtcataccagaccgaGTAAGGCCACTAAAGCCCCTGAGAGTATTGAATTAAGCAagggtttgtttttatcttttaggaattcagcttttcttttttaagagaGGTGTGTGGTATTTCTAATTAAGTCCATCCATCCTCTGAGTATCAAAATCTTACTCATTGTAGGCTTGAGAGATGATTGTATTTCTGTCCGTCATGGAGAATATGGAGGCTGTGGTCAGCTTGAATTCATACTGGTCATGATGGATTCCAATAGTGGccagttttttttacatgggACAAAATGCATCAAAGTTTCCGCAGACAGTCACAGTTAATATATGTTTGCCAGGAGGCACAAAACACcagactccaaataaatgctcaCAActttaaggtgataatatgcTGTAGTTAGAGCTTGTTACACTGCCTCCATTTGGCGGAAAAACAGTTAATACTGCTTTAAATCATCTTTATGAAAGCCACAGCGCTGGATGATTATCCTGTGGAGTCAcattcaaagacagaaaatgaatgaaaaagtaTAGATGATTGCAGCATTACTCAGGATAATGAAACACTTCCTGGATGACAACTGAAAGTAAGCTGAAGCTCAGGTGGGGACTGTCCATTGTTCCGACGGCCCTTTATTCCCAACCCAATAgtcaagcaaaaaaagaaaaatgtccaaTTGGACCGAAAGCCCATTTGTCCGACAGCCCATTGCTCTGAAAATATACACTCTTTTTGCTACGTGGGGCTGAATCCGTGGGGGCTTTGCCCTTAATAGGCTGTCTTTCTGGCCTCACACCAAACAACATTTCAAGAGACATTTCAATGTCTGAATAAAATCATGAGAGTTTTACCTCAGTTAGTGCGCGCCCCATCACCCAAGTCGTCAGATGTAGGCTGATCAAAAACTGAGTCGGAGCTGTTTTAATATCCTACAGTCTTTTTGTCGTCTTTGCTGTTcagacaaaatcaaaaatgtttgatattagTTATTAGATATTAGGGAGTTTTAAGTCTTGGCTCATGTAGTGTGTGAGGCACAACAGAATGATTTACAATGGACAGGGCCAGCAGTCACTGAACTAAGAACTGTAGAGATGGGCCTTCTGAGTAATGGGCGTTAGTTTTCTGAATAACGGGCTGTCGGACAAATGGGCTTTCAGTCCAATGGGATTCAGATGATTGGGGTTTCTGAATAATGGGCCGTTGAAGCAATGGCATGGCACCGCTCAGGTTTGTCTTTATCTACATCTTTAAAGCCTTTTGCCAATGAAGAACTTTAAGGTTATATATTGGTAAGATATAACCTTGGCACCATTTGTGACAACACTATAACATCTGGAGAAAACATCATAAATTCCAACCATAATATTTCTTCAGGGCGATGGACTCTGTCCACAAATCCAGagctcagtgtttttgtcttattGCTAATGTGCCAAGATTTTGGAGCTGAATACTACTTTATGACATTTACCCTCACCTGACTGACACAGTGCAGTCCAGTAGTCTGTTTTCCATTATGCATCAAGCAAACAAGTCTCTGATGACAGACTAACGTCAGTAGTATTTTGCTATGCgctgtgctttgtgttctgTACACTCAAATCCTTAGCAAATGAAGTAATACTTGGAATTTCAGGCAGTCTCATCTTCAACAGAAGATCTTGTTTCACTTGATGTAAAATTTAAAACCTGCTCAGACTCACAATAGGGACTGTTCTGCTGACTGTGACGAAGCATAAATTCTGAGAATATGGTTATGTGAGCCTCCAGTGTTAAATGACCAATGTGACTCAGTGCAGGAGGGTTAAAGTAGGTTAAGATTATTTTCTACGTGTATGATTTGTCTAGATATCAAGATGTCGATTCAGCCTTGACATGCAAACATTCCTCTGTAAACTTTGacttttaatgtaaatatttttgcCTTCCTTGTTCCCCCTGGTGAGCTTAGGATGGCATTCCACAGATGCCACACattttcctcctgctgcctttACTTGTTGTAGCCGAGTGCCACTTCTCTCATCTCAGAAAGTCTGCAATAATAACTCTCCATCTGCTGAATACCTTTTTCAGCCTGTGGACACACATGTAGCACCTTGGGGTCTGTGATTTACCATTATTTAGGTCCCATTTGTGCTCAGACAGATGCTGCATGCTGCCTCTAATATCAGTACATGTAAGACAAGAGCCCCCCCACCAAACTGTGAGCGATGTTAGGGGCTTCTGTAGGTGAAAGGTTACAATTACGTGACTCCAGGCAGTGCCAAGTTTGAACAGCTTCAGGGGGAGATTCATTCCTGGGGACGCTCAAGTGTCCtaaactcatcatcatcatcatccagccaggaagaagaaaaattcAATCCCACGTAGGTGTATGCATTCCACACACATCTGGAGTCCTGCAGGAATTGCTGTGATTGTTGTCAGGACTGTTGCATTTATCACCATGATTTCACCACTTTGACTCCCAGCAACTGTGAATGGTTCTCACTTGAACCAAGGCAACAGTCATAGTGGATCAAGAACAGATGTCAACGAAGTATGCTTGTTCTGAGATAATGaagagttttgttgtttgtttagcaTGGTCAGTAAACGGTCATGACAGTCATGTGAAATGATGTGCATTCTTTACATGCTGTCTTTACATGTGTGCTGGTTCACTCTACTTATATTTATCTTGCCTCTGCAGTTATTGCACTTTTAAAGTCATTCGCTATTTGTATCATAATGTGAGTAAATCAATGTGTCTGGCAGCAATAGAGGGGACAATTGGTAACAAATCATGTGTCTCCTTTTGGAggcatttgaacacattttgcacTAAAGGCCAGTGCGAAATACTTGGAAAAATAACTGCGGAGCTCTATGTTTTGTCTTAATTTCCATGGAGATTCCAAAACTTCCTGCCTACAGCAGTCATGGAATGTGCCCCCACCCCCTTAGCTTTTCCACATAAATCAGGGCACCGTCCTCTAATTTTAGG
This window encodes:
- the amotl2a gene encoding angiomotin-like 2a isoform X1, which gives rise to MRTAEDSSGTVLHRLIQEQLRYGNLTDTRTLLAIQQQALRGGGSSSGGGGAGSPRSSLESLTQEESQYIQMSKRQEPQGQEHQGDCLHSESQVCRLYQLHGEELPTYEEAKVHSQYLISQQAEQEGPSVDVMGGHGEGQWDLKREHARSLSERLMQLSLERNGPRHSLAMSSSHSYPQLYHNNVTNAVAPEMQGAQQCVDQRGPPPDYPLFARLPGYMLSHSQEHGQYYRDPPPPFYSQHHSRYVSAQSQVAHNSIPAASSNNSAQADVLMRENERLRKELEVYAEKAARLQKLELEIQRISEAYETLMKGSAKRETLEKTMRNKLEAEIKRMHDFNRDLREQLDTATKQRAAKEAECTDQRQHVFVKLLEQNEEQQREREQLERQVQHLRVSGEECQRRRELLEQALASAQARNRQLEEELQRKRAYVEKVERLQSALGQLQAACEKRETLELRLRTRLEQELKSLRAQQSKNQAADPTASELSSTTLQQQLREREERILALEADITKWEQKYLEESTMRQFAMDAAATAAAQRDTTIINHSPRHSPNNSFNEDLPLTSHRHQEMENRIRALHAQLLEKDAVIKVLQQRSRWEQGKLEKQGLRLARSVPSINTVTSSTESKGKSLSDDQTGGAAAAALQPQTCVVPQRPSRDCGTQSDEAPREPELTAEPGKLKTSEAISAATTDTSEGPKAPPKTFKSVNSSDAEVVEILI
- the amotl2a gene encoding angiomotin-like 2a isoform X2 gives rise to the protein MRTAEDSSGTVLHRLIQEQLRYGNLTDTRTLLAIQQQALRGGGSSSGGGGAGSPRSSLESLTQEESQYIQMSKRQEPQGQEHQGDCLHSESQVCRLYQLHGEELPTYEEAKVHSQYLISQQAEQEGPSVDVMGGHGEGQWDLKREHARSLSERLMQLSLERNGPRHSLAMSSSHSYPQLYHNNVTNAVAPEMQGAQQCVDQRGPPPDYPLFARLPGYMLSHSQEHGQYYRDPPPPFYSQHHRYVSAQSQVAHNSIPAASSNNSAQADVLMRENERLRKELEVYAEKAARLQKLELEIQRISEAYETLMKGSAKRETLEKTMRNKLEAEIKRMHDFNRDLREQLDTATKQRAAKEAECTDQRQHVFVKLLEQNEEQQREREQLERQVQHLRVSGEECQRRRELLEQALASAQARNRQLEEELQRKRAYVEKVERLQSALGQLQAACEKRETLELRLRTRLEQELKSLRAQQSKNQAADPTASELSSTTLQQQLREREERILALEADITKWEQKYLEESTMRQFAMDAAATAAAQRDTTIINHSPRHSPNNSFNEDLPLTSHRHQEMENRIRALHAQLLEKDAVIKVLQQRSRWEQGKLEKQGLRLARSVPSINTVTSSTESKGKSLSDDQTGGAAAAALQPQTCVVPQRPSRDCGTQSDEAPREPELTAEPGKLKTSEAISAATTDTSEGPKAPPKTFKSVNSSDAEVVEILI